In Elephas maximus indicus isolate mEleMax1 chromosome 15, mEleMax1 primary haplotype, whole genome shotgun sequence, the following are encoded in one genomic region:
- the ARC gene encoding activity-regulated cytoskeleton-associated protein, which translates to MELDQRTSGGLHAYPGPRGAPAAKPNVILQIGKCRAEMLEHVRRTHKHLLTEVSKQVERELKGLHRSVGKLESNLDGYVPAGDSQRWKKSIKACLCRCQETIANLERWVKREVHVWREVFYRLERWADRLETMGAKYPVGSDQARRTVSVGVGGPENYRHEADNYDYTVSPYAITPPPAAGELPGQEPAGAQQYPPWGPGEEGQPSPGVDTQIFEDPREFLSHLEEYLRQVGGTEEYWLSQIQNHMNGPAKKWWEYKQGSVKNWVEFKKEFLQYSEGTLSREAMQRELDLPQKQGEPLDQFLWRKRDLYQTLYVDAEEEEVIQYVVGTLQPKLKRFLSHPLPKTLEQLIQRGLEVQDGLEEAAEPAGQPLPTEEDSEALTPALTNESVASDRTQPE; encoded by the coding sequence ATGGAGCTGGACCAAAGGACGAGCGGCGGCCTCCACGCCTACCCGGGGCCGCGGGGCGCGCCGGCCGCCAAGCCCAACGTGATCCTACAAATCGGCAAGTGCCGGGCGGAAATGCTGGAGCACGTGCGCCGGACGCACAAGCACCTGCTGACCGAGGTGTCCAAGCAGGTGGAGCGCGAGCTGAAGGGGCTGCACAGGTCCGTGGGCAAGCTGGAGAGCAACCTGGACGGCTACGTGCCCGCGGGCGACTCGCAGCGCTGGAAGAAGTCCATCAAGGCCTGCCTGTGCCGCTGCCAGGAGACCATCGCCAACCTGGAGCGCTGGGTCAAGCGTGAGGTTCACGTGTGGCGCGAGGTCTTCTACCGGCTAGAGCGCTGGGCCGACCGCCTGGAGACCATGGGCGCCAAGTACCCGGTGGGCAGCGATCAGGCCCGCCGCACGGTCTCCGTGGGCGTCGGGGGCCCCGAAAACTACCGCCACGAGGCGGACAACTACGACTACACCGTCAGCCCCTACGCCATCACCCCGCCGCCGGCCGCCGGTGAGCTGCCGGGGCAGGAGCCAGCCGGTGCCCAGCAGTACCCGCCGTGGGGGCCGGGCGAGGAAGGGCAGCCCAGCCCCGGAGTGGACACGCAGATCTTTGAGGACCCGCGGGAGTTCCTGAGCCACCTGGAGGAGTACCTGCGGCAGGTGGGTGGCACGGAAGAGTACTGGCTCTCGCAGATCCAGAACCACATGAACGGGCCAGCCAAGAAGTGGTGGGAGTACAAGCAAGGCTCGGTGAAGAACTGGGTGGAGTTTAAGAAGGAGTTTCTCCAGTACAGCGAGGGCACGCTGTCCCGGGAGGCCATGCAGCGGGAGCTGGACCTGCCGCAGAAGCAGGGCGAGCCGCTCGACCAGTTCCTGTGGCGCAAACGGGACCTGTACCAGACGCTGTACGTGGAcgcggaggaggaggaggtcaTCCAGTACGTGGTGGGCACCCTGCAGCCCAAGCTCAAGCGCTTCCTGAGCCACCCGCTGCCCAAGACCCTGGAGCAGCTCATACAGAGGGGCTTGGAGGTACAGGACGGACTGGAGGAGGCGGCCGAGCCAGCCGGGCAGCCCCTGCCCACGGAGGAGGACTCGGAGGCGCTCACACCTGCCCTCACCAACGAGTCTGTGGCCAGTGACCGGACCCAGCCTGAGTAG